The Pseudophryne corroboree isolate aPseCor3 chromosome 2, aPseCor3.hap2, whole genome shotgun sequence genome has a segment encoding these proteins:
- the C2H11orf87 gene encoding uncharacterized protein C11orf87 homolog has product MPASSMSASLSKELRLSMPPCWLNRTSTSNASICATEVEPLFQSFSSTLVLIVLATVIFCLVVLSLSTFHMHKSKMKKRKIEKAQEEYERDHCSPSTERSHFYERVNKQPSNAQDSNLCYNSPNIQRKDQSSLNLDCRITGQPHQEASVLDRATADLLHSVVSS; this is encoded by the coding sequence ATGCCAGCTTCTTCAATGAGCGCCAGTCTCTCTAAAGAGCTGAGGCTGTCTATGCCACCTTGCTGGCTCAATAGGACCTCTACATCCAACGCCAGCATCTGCGCGACAGAAGTGGAGCCTTTGTTCCAGTCCTTCTCCTCCACCTTGGTGTTGATTGTCCTGGCCACGGTCATCTTCTGCCTGGTAGTCCTTTCACTCAGCACCTTCCACATGCACAAAAGCAAGATGAAGAAGCGcaaaatagagaaagcccaggaggaATACGAGAGAGATCACTGCAGCCCCAGTACAGAAAGAAGCCACTTCTATGAAAGGGTGAACAAGCAGCCAAGTAACGCCCAAGACAGTAATTTGTGCTATAATTCCCCTAACATCCAGAGGAAGGATCAGAGCTCCCTGAACCTGGACTGCAGGATTACTGGCCAACCTCACCAGGAAGCCTCAGTTTTGGACAGAGCTACAGCGGATCTGCTGCACTCTGTGGTCTCATCATGA